A genomic segment from Prosthecodimorpha staleyi encodes:
- a CDS encoding LysR family transcriptional regulator: MNKNVDWDSQRAFLAVMETGSLSAAARRLGLSQPTMRARIEGLEAALGTALFTRSVHGLVPTPTAEAMIAPARAMAHASEAMLRAASADSTEAAGRVRLSVSEFVGIEVLPPMLRSLRDKHPRLTVELELDNASADLLDQQVDVAVRMHPPEQSALVARKVPSIPLGLFAHRDYLAAHGRPASKADTGEHLFIGPDRRRGELAIAAMFGDPARIRWIARTDSHPAQLALARAGVGIAVAQIPAAARYPELEQVLPDIELPQLPTWIVAHETLRPVPRVAALFDHLVETFDAYGKGKRISM; this comes from the coding sequence ATGAACAAAAACGTGGATTGGGACTCTCAGCGCGCCTTTCTGGCGGTGATGGAAACCGGCAGCCTATCGGCCGCCGCGCGTCGTCTGGGATTGTCCCAGCCGACCATGCGGGCGCGCATCGAGGGGCTGGAGGCCGCGCTGGGCACGGCGCTGTTCACCCGGTCGGTGCATGGGCTGGTGCCGACGCCGACCGCGGAAGCGATGATCGCGCCCGCCCGCGCCATGGCGCACGCCTCGGAAGCGATGCTGCGCGCCGCTTCGGCGGATTCGACGGAGGCGGCGGGCCGGGTTCGGCTGAGCGTCTCCGAATTCGTGGGGATCGAGGTTCTGCCGCCCATGCTCCGCAGCCTGCGCGACAAGCATCCGCGGCTCACCGTCGAGCTCGAACTGGACAATGCCAGTGCCGATCTGCTCGACCAGCAGGTCGACGTCGCGGTACGGATGCACCCGCCGGAGCAATCGGCGCTGGTGGCGAGGAAGGTGCCGTCGATTCCGCTCGGCCTGTTCGCCCACAGGGACTATCTGGCGGCCCATGGCCGCCCCGCCTCGAAGGCCGACACCGGCGAGCATCTGTTCATCGGGCCGGATCGCCGCCGCGGCGAACTCGCCATTGCGGCCATGTTCGGCGACCCCGCCCGCATCCGATGGATCGCCCGCACGGACAGCCACCCGGCCCAACTGGCGCTGGCCCGCGCCGGTGTCGGCATTGCCGTCGCGCAAATTCCGGCGGCGGCCCGTTACCCCGAGCTGGAACAGGTTCTGCCGGACATCGAACTGCCGCAGCTCCCGACATGGATCGTAGCGCACGAGACGCTTCGCCCCGTGCCGCGCGTGGCGGCACTGTTCGATCATCTGGTCGAGACCTTCGATGCCTACGGCAAGGGCAAGCGGATATCGATGTAG
- a CDS encoding NAD-dependent epimerase/dehydratase family protein, whose translation MVQTVSTHAASRATGRSALVLGATGGVGGAIATGLIRDGWQVRALSRNAEAATSGWRQDCPAPHFVAGDAMDAASVIRAATLQDGVGVIVHAVNPPGYRNWSSLVLPMIDNTLAAARAAGGARIVLPGTVYNYDPARTTVIDEHSAQNAHTVKGRIRVALERKLAAAAPEVPSLILRAGDFFGPGTRASWFAQAMVRPGRSVRKFTSLAAGVPHAYAYLPDLAATFVGLLAIPERLRPHETLQFAGHWDATGRQMGDAVRRIVGRDVPEAGFPWWMMRLLAPFGGFPKEVLEIEPVWKHPMRLDNRRLVSLLGVEPHTALDQAVAATLADMGCLAQPQPGGARLVQA comes from the coding sequence ATGGTTCAGACGGTTTCCACACATGCAGCCAGCCGGGCGACCGGTCGGTCCGCCCTCGTTCTCGGTGCGACCGGTGGTGTCGGCGGCGCCATTGCCACCGGGCTCATCCGCGACGGATGGCAGGTCCGCGCCCTTTCCCGCAACGCCGAAGCGGCCACCTCCGGCTGGCGGCAGGATTGCCCCGCGCCGCATTTCGTCGCCGGCGATGCCATGGATGCCGCGTCCGTCATTCGCGCGGCGACGCTTCAGGATGGCGTCGGCGTCATCGTCCACGCGGTCAATCCGCCGGGTTATCGCAACTGGTCGTCGCTGGTCTTGCCGATGATCGACAACACGCTGGCCGCCGCCCGAGCGGCAGGCGGAGCCCGCATCGTGCTGCCCGGCACGGTCTACAACTACGATCCGGCGCGGACCACCGTGATCGACGAGCACAGCGCCCAGAATGCGCACACCGTGAAGGGCCGGATCCGCGTCGCGCTGGAACGGAAGCTGGCGGCGGCAGCCCCGGAGGTTCCCTCGCTCATTCTGCGGGCCGGCGACTTCTTCGGCCCGGGAACGCGGGCGAGCTGGTTCGCGCAGGCGATGGTGCGGCCGGGGCGGTCCGTGCGCAAGTTCACCAGCCTGGCGGCGGGCGTTCCACACGCCTACGCCTATCTGCCCGATCTCGCGGCGACTTTCGTCGGCCTGCTGGCGATCCCCGAGCGTCTGCGTCCCCATGAGACGCTGCAGTTCGCCGGGCACTGGGATGCGACCGGCAGGCAGATGGGCGATGCGGTTCGCCGGATCGTCGGGCGTGATGTGCCGGAGGCGGGTTTCCCCTGGTGGATGATGCGCCTCCTGGCACCCTTTGGCGGGTTTCCGAAAGAAGTTCTGGAGATCGAGCCGGTGTGGAAGCACCCCATGCGTCTCGACAATCGCCGGCTGGTCAGCCTGCTCGGCGTCGAACCGCATACCGCGCTCGACCAGGCCGTTGCGGCGACGCTCGCCGACATGGGCTGCCTTGCGCAACCGCAGCCAGGCGGTGCCCGCCTCGTCCAGGCCTGA